The Candidatus Manganitrophaceae bacterium sequence GAGATCTTCCGGAATGCGGAATGAAATCGGATCGGTTCTCTCCCTTTACTTTCAATCCGCAATCCGAAATTTGGAGTCACAATGCTGATCTCATTTTATATTACCGGTGCCGTTGCGGTTGCCGCCACCCTCTTGATGGTGATGAGCCCCAATGCGGTCCATGCGCTGCTCTATCTAATCGTTTCTCTCTTGGCCGTGGCGCTGCTCTTCTCCTTTCTCGGCGCGCCGTTCGTCGCCGCCTTGGAGGTCATCGTCTATGCCGGTGCGATCATGGTCCTTTTTATTTTCGTCGTGATGATGCTCAATCTCGGACAGCGGGCGACCGAGCAGGAACGCCGTTGGCTTCGGCCGGCGGTCTGGATCGGCCCGTCGATTCTGGCGGCGGTCCTTATCGCCGAGGTCGTCTACCTCTTGACCCAGGCGGGCCTTCCGAGCCCGGCGGTCGAACAGGTCGATCCCAAGGCGGTCAGCCGGGCTCTCTTCGGACCCTATCTGATCGGCGTCGAGCTGGCGTCGATTCTGCTGATGGGCGCGTTGGTCGGGGCCTATCATCTCGGCTGGCATAAACCGAAATTGGAGATGGCGGATGATGTTCATTCCCGTGCAGCACGGACTGCTTCTGGCGGCGCTCCTCTTCACCGTGGGGCTGATCGGCCTGTTGGTTCGGCGTAACATTATTTTCATCTTGATGTCGGTCGAAGTGATGCTCAACGCCGCCGGGCTTGCGTTTGTCGTCGCCGGCGCACGGTGGGCGCAGGCCGACGGACAGGTGATGTTCTTTTTTATCTTGGCGATGGCCGCCGCCGAGGTGGCGGTCGGATTGGCGCTGGTCCTCCGGATGCACCGCCAATATGAATCGCTCGATGCCGATGCCTTGAGCGAAATGAGGGGATAAGATGCGGACAGCACTCTGGCTCATCCCGACCTTCCCACTCCTCAGCGCGGTTCTCTTGGCGATCTTCGGCCCCCGTTTCTCTCGAAGAACGACTGCGCTCCTCGGCGTCGGGTCCATCGCCCTCGCCGCGTTGATCTCGCTCGGGATCGCCGCCGACTTCCTTCTCTCCCCTCCGCCAGAGGGCCGATACAGCCAATCGCTCGGGTCGTGGATCAGGGTCGACGACCTTCGGGTGCCGATCGGATTCGTCCTCGATCCCCTCTCATTGACGATGATTCTAATCGTCACATGC is a genomic window containing:
- the nuoK gene encoding NADH-quinone oxidoreductase subunit NuoK, encoding MMFIPVQHGLLLAALLFTVGLIGLLVRRNIIFILMSVEVMLNAAGLAFVVAGARWAQADGQVMFFFILAMAAAEVAVGLALVLRMHRQYESLDADALSEMRG
- the nuoJ gene encoding NADH-quinone oxidoreductase subunit J, whose translation is MLISFYITGAVAVAATLLMVMSPNAVHALLYLIVSLLAVALLFSFLGAPFVAALEVIVYAGAIMVLFIFVVMMLNLGQRATEQERRWLRPAVWIGPSILAAVLIAEVVYLLTQAGLPSPAVEQVDPKAVSRALFGPYLIGVELASILLMGALVGAYHLGWHKPKLEMADDVHSRAARTASGGAPLHRGADRPVGSA